From a single Acidobacteriota bacterium genomic region:
- a CDS encoding cupin domain-containing protein: MTSRTAAQRVLLVCLYLLATASLAEERVIPRLFADEAAAAVQSPKVTPLITKDLTGVAGKEAMMLTVEYAPGASSSKHRHNAHTFVYVLEGSIVMQVASGKEMTLGPGQTFYESPDDVHVVSKNASNSQPAKFLVFFVKDKGAPASTPVQ, translated from the coding sequence ATGACTTCTCGAACGGCAGCGCAAAGGGTTTTGCTCGTATGTTTGTATCTGCTTGCTACCGCATCTTTGGCCGAGGAGCGGGTAATCCCTCGGCTCTTTGCGGATGAGGCCGCCGCAGCGGTTCAAAGCCCCAAAGTCACTCCGTTGATAACCAAAGACTTGACCGGGGTTGCGGGCAAGGAAGCAATGATGCTGACCGTCGAATATGCGCCGGGCGCTTCGTCCAGCAAGCATCGGCATAACGCGCATACCTTTGTCTATGTACTGGAAGGTTCCATCGTGATGCAGGTCGCAAGCGGGAAAGAGATGACCTTAGGGCCGGGGCAGACGTTTTATGAATCGCCTGACGATGTCCACGTTGTTTCCAAGAATGCGAGTAACTCCCAGCCCGCCAAGTTTCTGGTCTTTTTTGTAAAGGACAAAGGTGCTCCGGCCTCTACCCCGGTGCAATAA
- a CDS encoding DUF1552 domain-containing protein encodes MNQAHQPSRRNFLRGAGVALTLPWLESLPVFAQDGKASNKPPLRFAHLYFSNGVEPIHWWAKGTGGALEFGQAAKPLAPICNDIVFLRGLYHQKAFVSTSPHLGRMNLLSGAPVSLDPKEIRVGTSFDQILAQRIGHQTAVPSMALGIEPNELRLEDGLSMIYGSNVSWVSPTKPATKEIYPARVFDQLFDDGKGRQLDRSILDLVLADAKALQPKISGNDRKKLDEYLESIRDIEKRIDHAAKEERLEGWKPTLKQPNLPRPGEQLPQNIPEHMKLMLDLTVLAFQMDKTRLVTLMLNNDLSQMNFRFIEGVRGALHLDLTHNGKAPELEAMYLKTNQFHIQQFTYLVEKLKAIDEGGTSLLDNSLLMLASSLFDGDAHGADQLPIVLAGKAGGQLKTGRILDYLDKGNDKRKACSLFLSVMDMMGVQLERFGDADRRLTGLLANVS; translated from the coding sequence ATGAACCAGGCCCATCAACCATCCCGCCGCAATTTCCTGCGCGGCGCGGGCGTCGCACTCACCTTACCCTGGCTCGAATCGCTACCTGTCTTCGCGCAAGACGGCAAGGCCAGCAACAAACCGCCGCTGCGCTTCGCGCACCTCTACTTTTCCAACGGCGTCGAACCGATTCACTGGTGGGCCAAAGGCACGGGCGGTGCGCTGGAATTCGGGCAGGCGGCCAAACCGCTCGCGCCGATTTGCAATGACATCGTTTTCTTGCGCGGTTTGTATCACCAGAAAGCCTTTGTCTCGACCAGCCCGCATCTGGGCCGCATGAACCTGCTGTCGGGCGCGCCGGTCAGCCTCGATCCCAAAGAGATTCGCGTCGGCACCTCGTTCGATCAAATCCTGGCGCAACGCATCGGCCATCAGACCGCGGTGCCGAGCATGGCGCTGGGCATCGAGCCGAACGAATTGCGGCTGGAAGACGGTCTTTCGATGATTTATGGCTCGAATGTTTCGTGGGTCTCGCCAACGAAACCAGCGACCAAAGAGATTTATCCGGCGCGCGTTTTCGATCAGCTTTTCGACGATGGCAAGGGTCGCCAGCTTGACCGCAGCATTCTTGACCTCGTACTGGCCGATGCCAAAGCGCTGCAACCGAAAATCAGCGGCAATGATCGCAAGAAACTCGACGAGTATCTGGAATCCATCCGCGACATCGAGAAGCGCATTGATCACGCGGCGAAAGAAGAGCGGCTGGAAGGTTGGAAGCCTACGCTCAAGCAACCCAACCTGCCGCGCCCCGGCGAACAGTTGCCGCAAAACATTCCCGAACACATGAAGCTGATGCTTGATTTGACGGTATTGGCCTTTCAGATGGACAAGACGCGGCTGGTTACGCTGATGCTCAACAACGATCTGTCGCAAATGAATTTCCGCTTTATCGAAGGCGTGCGCGGCGCGTTGCATCTCGATCTGACCCACAACGGCAAAGCGCCCGAACTGGAAGCGATGTATCTGAAGACCAATCAATTCCACATCCAGCAATTCACCTACCTGGTCGAAAAGCTGAAAGCGATTGACGAAGGCGGCACGTCGCTGCTCGACAATTCGCTGCTGATGCTGGCATCGAGTCTGTTTGACGGCGATGCGCACGGCGCCGACCAATTGCCCATCGTGCTGGCGGGCAAAGCGGGTGGACAGTTAAAGACGGGCCGCATTCTCGATTACCTCGACAAAGGCAATGACAAACGCAAAGCGTGCAGCCTGTTCCTGTCGGTGATGGACATGATGGGCGTACAGCTTGAGCGGTTTGGTGATGCAGACAGGCGGCTGACTGGGTTGTTGGCGAACGTGTCATAG